GTGCGAGGATGTCCGTGCGTGCACTTGTCACCCATACCCCTTCATCGGTCAGCAGAATATCATGGAAGCCTGCACATGTAGGGTGAAAAAAGTAATTTATCGGTTGCCAGGTCTCATCATAGATGAAAATAGTACTGGCATTTGCAACTGTAACACGATTTCCAAGAAAACTGATTCCCTTTAACCCACGATAGCCGCCGCGTGGGTTGGGATCAACATTCCGATATGGAGGTTCAATAATTTCTGTCCGCTGGATGATTTCATGCTTGTCTGTGTCATAAACGACAAGATATCCAGAAGGCTCAAAGGCTTTTGATTTTCGTAAAGCAGTTGGAATAAGAACAATTGACATACATCAACTCCATATGGGATGGCGCGTTTGGCCTATCCTCATTAATTTCCTAAGATAGCCAGGAGGAGAGATCACGATTGATCATAGTCTCCAACTGTAAAATTTCGTCCCGATAGGCATCGACCAACTGTTCACGGACCTTATTGGGAATCTCACGTCGTTTGAGGTTCTTGAAACGAACCCAGGCAGCGAACTTCATCCGCCAGTTTCTTGGCAACACTTTGCGCGAGACCCACCGGATGGGGTTGGGGCTGGAAAAGAGCCATTTTGAAGCTTTTTGGACGGTTTCACTTTTGACATTACCGGATGCGTTATAGCGCATCAGACTTCCCGGCACGAAGGTGGGGTCCACATCGAGAAACTCGTAAATTTCTGCCAGCAGGTTATCCAGGTCATTGACAAGGTCTTCATATAGATAAACCCGAATCTGTTCTTTTGGAAAGAGGGAATAATACCGTTTTAATTGTTCATAATAATGTCCAACATTGGTGAAGTGCCAGATGGGTTCCCAACCGGCAGCCTTCCGGCTTTCTTCTTTTGTTAAGGCTTCAGCAAAATCATTAGATGTCTCACGTTTATCCCGGACAACATGCATATAGGCAGAAAAAGCTCGATCGGCAGGATTGCGCAGAATCGCGATCAATTTCGCATCCGGAAGCATCGTATGGATACGCCCGGCTGCCTCAGGACGATAAAGATAAGAAGTGGATGCCTCGCCAATCGCCTTTTCATCCGTCACGCCATCAAACAGGGCTTGGTAGGTGTCAAAATCCGTGATGGCTTCATGGATTGGATCGCCCGGTCCTGTGGTCATTTTCGATTGGTCATCGAAGGAGAAAAAATGGGGCTCCTTGGAGGGGCTCATAAAGATCTCGGGGTGCTGCATCAGGTACATATATAAGGAACTGGTACCGGATTTGGCAGCGCCAATGATCAGGAAGTTCGGTAATGTCATTTCTTCTCCCGGGGTTCAGTGAGGGAAATGGTCAGTCCGTTCCATAGCCCGCGAAGGGTGTCTTTGAACGGCCCGCGATTGCCCATTCTCTCACGAAGTTTCAAAGCATGAATTGCGGCATCAGCGAAAGCATAAGCGAAGGCATAGAGGATGAAATAGAGCTTGGAGAAGATGTTCGGCGCATGTTTGCGAATGAAGATCATCTTACTTTTATTCCAGTTATAAGCCGTAAAGGCTGTATAGGAGATGGAGCCCACTTTATGCCAGATCTTTGCCTCGGGGACATACATGATCTTATAACCGAGAGCCTGGGCGCGGTCACAAAAGTCAAATTCTTCATAATATACAAAGAAGTCTGTGTCAAAACCGCCCGTTTTCTCCAACACCACCCGGCTGATCAACATAGTGGCCCCCCAAGTGTAATCGACCTGCCGGATATGGCTGTTTTCAGGCGAGTCAGTTTGACCGCGGAAGCCATCCGTTATTTTGAAGAACCGACCTTTTGAATCCACGCCGCCATACCAAATGACGTCATGGGGATTATAGAAGTAGATCTTAGGGCTGATGATGCCAATGGATGGATCGGAATTGGCGACTTCGATCAGAGGAGCCAGGAAATTAGGATCGACTTCAATGTCTGAGTCCATCCGGATCACATACTCTGCGCCGTGAGCCAGGGCATAGTTGAATCCGGCATTGGAGCCGCCTGTGGCGCCAATGTTGTTTTCCAGGGCCAGCAGGTGCACCTTAGGATAATTGGCTTTCATCTTTTCAACTGTGTCGTCTTTTGAGCCATTATCCACCACGATGACCTGCTCCATGTTCACTTCGGATTTTGCGAGTGAATCGAGGGTGGCGATCAGGTCATCGGCCCGGTTAAAGGTGGGGATGACGGCCCAAAAGGAATCGCGAGTCAATTTTTCAGTCAACAGTCTTTCCTTCCAAACGATCAGCAGCACCGGCACACCAGGCTGCTTTCAATCGGTAAACGTATGGGATGATTTTCGCGTTTTTACGAACCTCTTTGGTCCGGGCCACAATCTTCAGTGTGGTCCAGGCGGCGATCAAGGGCTTGAAGATTCGCCAGACCGCGGCGGATTTCAACAAGGCGGGCATGTGAAAGATTTCAGGATGCTCATAGCGGACATCAATCATGTAATATCCTGAGCGGTAATTGTCTCTCCTGAGTGCCTCAAAATCATGCCGTGGTGGGTGATGTTCCACAATCGCGGCTGGTTCGAAGAGTAAGTGGATCCCGGCGTGGGTCATGCGGGAAGTCCATTCTATGTCCTGACCGCGCATCAGGGCCTCGTTTAAGGGGCCAACCTTTTCGACCACTTCACGCTTCATGGCCAGGTTGAGGGTTGGCAGGTAGTGATGTTCCTCGCGGGGCTGGGATGCAAGCTGTTCGTGGAACATCGAGAGATTATAAACGAGCAGCCAGAAATTATCCGTGGGGGATTGGACGCCGCCGCCAACCACCTGCCAGCCTTCGGCGAAATCAGCAAAGAAAGTGTCAATCCAGCCGGGCAGAGCGATGCAGTCGGCATCAATGAAGATCAGCGAATCGGAAGCGGCTTCGCGGATGCCAATGTTGCGGGCTTCCGCCGCACCAACCGGTGCGGGTGTCTTGATGAATTTGACCTCAGAGAAATTTTCCACCAGCCCAAATTTATCCATCCCCACTACGATGATCTCAAAGCTGCGGTCGGTTTCCTGGGATAGGATGGACTGGATCGTCCGGTCGATAACTGGCGAGTGCAGGTTGGGGATGATGATCGAACAATCGAGTTTAGTCTGAGCTTGTGGTTCCTGGGTCATAAGCCGCGTTTATTTTCCATATTCATCAAGTAAATATCAAGCCCGTAGTTGGCGGGTCAGTTTTGCTGCAATACGTTATTGTAGATGGCTATTATACTCTCCGCCAGCACGTTCCAGTCATAATGGGCCTTGGCGCGTTCCCTGCCCTGAAGGGCTGCGCTCTGCCAGAAGGATTTATCTTCCAGCAGGGTCGTAACCGCCTGGGCAAGTTCGTCGCTGTTGCCTGGCTCAAAGGTGAGTCCGGTTTCCGGCGTGATGACAGTGGGGATGCCGCCGGCGCGGCTGCCAATGCAGGGTGTGCCGCTGGCCATCGCTTCCACCAACACAGCGCCCTGGCCTTCTTCGGTGGAGGGGAGGATGAAGATTTTGGCTTCCCGCATCAATCGGGCGACATCAGCCTGGGATTGGGTACCCAGGAACTGGACGCGATCTCGCAGGGCATGCTGGTCGGTGTAGACTTCCAGTGACTGCCGCAGGTCACCTTCTCCAACGATCTGTAATTGCAGGGTTGGGAATTGATCCCGGAGTTTCTCCATGGCCTGCAGCAGGGTGATAACGCTCTTACGTTTGATCAGCGAGCCGACATAGATCAGGGTGTCTTTCCGGTCTTCCGGCGCGCCTACAGGGAACTTGCTGATATCAATCCCGGTGGGGATCACCTGGATCTTCTCTGGTGAAATGCCAACACTTTCAGCACCCTCAGCCAGCGCCTGGCTGACGGCGATGATGTGGCTGGCATGTTCTAATGCAGTTTTGACCGGAATCTTAAGCAGTGGCTTATCAACGGTTTTGAAAATATCGCTGCCGTGGATTGTGACCACATAGGGCAGGTGATGGAAGGGGCGGGTGATTGCGGAGGCAAACCCGGCCAGGCTGAAATTCGCGTGGATGATGTCGCAGCCTTTAGCGTGCCGGGCGACAGCATCGGTTAGCGCAGCGACATATGGGATCATCGCTAATTTGTAGATAAAACCGCGCTTCCAGGCAGCCGGCAAGCCCGCCGAATCCTTTTGGAGGACCTCCGCTTTTTCCGGCAGGTATTTTGCCCGGAAGACTTCCATTCCCTCGAAAATTTCGTGCTGTTTGGTGCCAGGTTGATGGGGCGTGATGATCCGGACTGTGTGGCCTTTGGCCTGAATGGCCCGGGCGACATCAATGATGAACGGCACTCGGAAATCGCCTTCCCACCGAGGAAAATTCGTTGTGACAATCGCAATTTTCATAAGGTCTCAGTCATTGAACAAGGGTTGAGCGTGGCATCAAGCCATTTTGGTAACATCTCAATCTTACCATTGCTGCCCTGATAAATCTCAGGGATTTTGGGTTTCCCACGTTTCAATAATGAAGGATTTGGAAAATCTCCACCTGGTCATTTTGATAGATTTCAGATATGCCTTCACATCCCGCGAGACCTTCGGCTTGCAGGCTGCCCGTTCCTTCCCGGATGTAAATCCAATTCAGATTGGCTTCATTCACCAGTTTCCAAAACGCTGGGTCACAGGTTGTGAGGGTGCTGGCGACCTTTCCCCATTTGATCAACTGCCGCACATTGTCTTTATCGGGCGAGAAACCATAGAACACGGTTGGCACCAGGGACCAGCGGCCGGTATAAGGTAACAGCCACCCCCCGCCATCCACGCCGCGGTAATTGTTGTTTTGCCAGTAGGAGGTATTGATCAGGAACCGGGCATCGGTGGGGGTGTTCTCCGTCACCCAATCCAGTGCTTCAATGTCGGGTTCGGTGACCAGCACGGTCACCGAATTGACGATATGCGAGCTGAGGTCGTAGCCCCAGATGCCCCAGCCAGCCACAAACAGGGCAGGGATCAGGAGGGTAATCCAGCTTCGCTTGAGCCATTTTGACAACAAAACGCCCGCTTGCCAGAAAGCCCACCCCGCGAAAAGTGAGAGAGGCAGGAAAAAGGTGATGGCAAAATGGTCCGGCCTGAAGGGCTTGAGTGCCAGGCTCCACGGCAGGGCCAGGACCGCGCAGACAACCGTCCAAACCCCAAAAACGATTCGCTGGCGTTTGATGAAGGCCCAGATCAAGCCAATCCCGGCCGGGATCAACAGCCAATGGTTGCTTGCTGGGCCAAGCAATTTCCAGATATAGGAGGCTGTGTCCGTAGCGGCCTGGAAGCTATCCAGTGCGTCGGGCAGGTTAGATTCGATGCCTGTACTTAGTGCGGAAAGGTTCAGCACGCGTAACACCCAGGGCAAAGCCAGCAGGAATCCCAACCCCGCACCGATCAACACTCCGCGGGCATTGAATAATGCGGTCAGCAGGGTCTTCAGGCGGGGCAGGAAAACGGCCAAGATGAGAATAATAAGGAAGAAGGCCAAAAGTAGTGCTGTGAAGTAGTGGGCCAACAGCACACTACCGGTGAGGAGGCCCAGGAGGGCGATCTCGCGTTTATTGCCGGGCTTTTGTTTTAGTCTGAGCGCCGCGGCCATCGCCAGGGGGAGCAGGACCAGCCCGGCGGTCAGGGGATAGCGCCCCCAGGTTAGGAAATAGGCCGGCATGCGGGTGACGAAGCTCACCAGGATAGCCGCTGCCAGGGCAGGCCGCCAATCCTTCCAAAGGGTTTTCCCCAGGGCATAGATGGAAAGAGAAACCGAAGCATTCAGTAACTGCCCAAAGGTCAGGATTGACTGGTCGATGGATAGACCGCTGAGGCTTGTGAAGAGGGCTGTGGCGGCATGAAAGCTAAAATGGTAATAGAAAGGCTGGTTGAGGTAGGGTGTGAGGTTTTCCGGCAGGCCGCGTTGTTCCAGTATGGCGCGGATGATGAGGTAGTGATGCTGAGAATCAACCCAATTCGGTAAGAGCAGGCCATCAGCCTGATAGAGCCGCCAGGCGATCAGCCCGCCAAACAAGGCCAGGCCGATTAAAGCGGCCCATAGTTGGCTTTTGTGAAATTGGGGTTTGCACCGGATGAAACCAAAGATTGCAAGGCCCGCAAATCCTGCCATAAGCAAGCTTATCCCAAGCGGCGAGAAGCGGACGCTAAGGGTGAAGGCCCACTCTGCCAGCAGCCCGATGGTGGCCAGGCTGATGCCGATGATTTGTGCCAGAGCGACCATTGGGTCACGGCCGCGCCGACCCAGCCAGGCCCATCCCGCCAGTCCGGGCAGCAGTATCAAGCCCAGCGCAAGGATGCTCACAGCTTGCGTACGCCTTCCGGATCGACCTTGGCGAGCAGATCATGGATGGATTCGTTCAGAACCGGATGAACAAAATCCGGTGCAATTTCATCCAGCGGCACAAGCACGAAGGCCCGATCCTGCAGCCGGGGATGCGGAATGGTGATGATTTCGCCTTCAACAACCTCCGAACCGTAGAACAGGATATCGAGGTCAATCAGCCTTGGGCCATTACGGAAAGTTTCTTCCCGACCCATCTCTGCTTCAATGGATTTGAGCAAGTGAAGCAGGGGCAGCGGCTGAAGGGTGGTGTCGACCTCAATTACCTGATTGAGGAATTCGGGTTGGTCGGTATAACCCCAGGGCGGGGTGGCGTAAATTGAGGATTTGCGAATCACGCGCACTTTGGGCGCCAGGGACTCGATTGCTTTTTGCAGGTTGGTTTCCCGCTCACCGAGATTGGTGCCAAGCGCCAGGTAGATGGGTGAGGCCATGACTAGACTACCTCCAGAATATTGAGCATATCCGCCAGCAGGCCATACGCGGTGGTTTCGGGGCCGGGGTCGCTTTCGAGCACGCCCAGGCCGGGGAGCACATCCAACTGGAATTGGCAATAGGAGCTGGTGCCGTTGACGCTGAAGAGAGGTGAATCAGGACCGACCCGCTGCGGGGCGACCTTGGTAATGATCCGGTCATCCTGCCGCTTTGCTGAACAAACCAACTTCCAGCGTTCCCCGTCGGCTTTGGCCTCTGCGATCATCTCGGGGGTCACGCCGCGAATACCGGTGCGGTCCACCTGTTGGGTTGTGAGGGGGGTGCCCATCAGCACGGTGACCAGGGCGGCCACCTTGATGGAGGCATCCCAGCCGTCAATATCATTGCTGGGGTCGGTCTCGGTGATGCCGATCGAGCGGCCGAAATCCACGGCCTCATCGAGGCTCTTCCCCTGTTCCATCATTTCCAGCAGCAGGTTAGTGCAGGAATTGAGGATGCCGTGAAAAGAGATCAGGTTTGCGCCGACCAGCGGTTCACGGAAGAGCGCAAAGATCGGTGCGCCATCCATCACTGCCGATTCGAACAGGAAACGCTTATCCATTTTTACCGCCAGAGAGGTCAGGTGTTGGTACCCATGCACCACCGGACCCTTATTGGCGGTCACGGCGTGCATGCCCGACTCGAGTGCTTTTTCGATGTGGCTGATTGCCGGTTGACCGGTTTGAGGGTTCACCGGGGTAGTCTCGAACATGAAATCCGCCGGGCATTGCTGGATTAAGGCAAGTGCCTCCGCAGGGGCATCCATCGTGCTGAGCGAATCCAGAGAGCTGCCGCTTTCGACAAGAGAAAGTGCCTGCTCAAGGTCCAGCCCAGCGGGATTGACCGCCCGGCCGTGTGAACCGGTGATGATGCCGGTGACGGAAACGGATAAGTCATATTTATCAGCCAGTTCGACCTTTTTCTTCAACAGTAAACGGGCAAAGGCTTTGCCAACGTTTCCAAAGCCCACCAGGCAGAGGCGGTATTTTTTCATGGTTGGTCATCCTCTCAACAATATTGATTTCATTAATTTAACCACAGAAATGAGGCTTTGCGGTGGATTAATAGCCGGAAGCTTGTTGATTGGCCCCGGATGCGATTAGAATTGGGGGCATGGCAAACAACGAACCCCGCGTATTACTTTTTGACATTGACGGCACCCTGCTCAACCCAGCCAAAGAAGGGCGAATCTGCCTTTCACAGGCGTTGACGGAGGTTTTTGGCACGACAGGCCCAATTGTGGATTTCCCTATGGCGGGCAAGACCGATTGGCAGATCGTGACCGAACTGATGACTGAGGCTGGGCTCCCAGCGGATCAAATTGATACCGGACGCGAGGCGGCATTTGACGCCTATGTCCGCGCAGTCGCAGAGGCCGCGCCGACCTTGCAGATGCTGCTGCTACCCGGGGTGGAGGTGCTTCTGGCGGCGCTTACCGGACAGGCGGACTATGCTCTGGGTTTGGTGACCGGGAACGTTCGGGACTCCGTCCCGCATAAATTGCGCGCGGTGGGGATTAACCCGGCGCTGTTCACCTTTGGCGCTTATGGCAGTGAACGGCTGCACCGTAATGACCTGCCGGGGTTGGCGATTTCCCGGTTGGAGGATCAATGGGGTCGGTCGATTGACCGGGATCAGGTCCTCGTGATCGGAGATACCTCCCGCGATATTGAATGCGCCCGACATGCCGGGGTCAAGGTCCTGGCTGTGGCGACCGGGCATACTTCAGCGGAAGAATTGGTTGAACACCAGCCGGACTATGTCCTGAATGACCTAACGGATACTGATGAAGTAATGAAGATATTTCAGACTTTCTAAGGCTGGGAAACTATCAAAAATCAGGGGGATTCGGCGATGAAACCAAATGAGTAAAACAGCGAATGTCCGGTCAGTTCCTGACGGATGGGCGTGGTTGGCAGATAGCCCTCTGGGGGGATAACTTCAACGTGGGATCCCTCCCAACAATAGCAGGCACATCCCGCTTTGAATTCAACTGTGTCAACTCGACCGCGTTTATCGGTGATGTAATCGTCGTCGCAAGGATAGCGGATTTCAACGCGAGGGAACGGCGGCTCACCGGAATCGATCATTCCGTTGCCATTGAGGTCATGCCAGGTGTAAACGCTGGCTTCAGCCCCGCCATCAACCATCACACCTGGAGGGACTCGGCATTCCGGGTCAATGGGATGGTAAATATTTAAGAAGAGGAAAAGTCCCCCAACCAAGGCACTGAAGATGATGAGTGCAATGACGAAAATATCTTCGCCACCGAAATCCTCGTTGTAGTTGTTCTCCTCATTCATTATGACCTTCTCCCTGCTTCAAATTTAACCGAATCACTCACGAAAAATAAATTGGATTGCTGATCAGCGCCGGCAGGGGTGGAATCCCCGGCAAGAAGCTGCGATAGATCTCCACCCGCAGGAACCCGGGACCCGGCACCTGTGTTGTCAGCTCTGCATCGCCATCGGTGGGTGCCTGGAACAGGTCAAATTGTTTTGCCGCACTAACCAGCCGGATGACATCACCCGCTTTCAGCCCCTTGGCGCTGACCTGAGCCATCAAGCCCTCCTGCCAGGGTGTTGTGCCGCCCAAGGTCGCTTTACCAGAGGAGAAATCTACCGTGGGGCCATTGGGAGCGAAGGTGATAAAGCTTTGTCCTGCTCGCAGCGCAGCCAGGATGTCATTGGATGCATCCGACCCGGCATAAACGCCCATGCAGGGGCCGCCGAGGATCTGGAAGAGGTTCTCCCGATGGAAATCGCTGCCGCCCACAGCGGGGATCTTCTGCCCCGCAATTAGCATTTGGTGCCAGAGGCCAACTGCGCGCAGGTTGCTTTCCCGCATCGGGCCATTCCAAATCTCGATGGCATCAAACGGCAATTTTGTCATGTCAAACTGAAAACCACAGGAATCATCCTGAGGGTGGTTGATCACAATCAACGCCCCGCGGTCATGCGCACTTTGAAATCGCGCCTGCATGTCCTCGTTGGTTTTGGTGAAGAAAGGCTCATCGTAGGGTTTTTCGAGGCCCAGGAAGTTGGCATGGCCGCAATAATGGGTCCATTCCACGCCGGGGATCAAGGTGATGCCCGGAATGCGGGCCAGGACGGCGGGACTGACCATCTGGTTGTGATCGGTGATCGCTAAAAAGTCCAGCCCGTGTTTTTGGGCCAGAGACGCCAG
This Chloroflexota bacterium DNA region includes the following protein-coding sequences:
- a CDS encoding sulfotransferase — encoded protein: MTLPNFLIIGAAKSGTSSLYMYLMQHPEIFMSPSKEPHFFSFDDQSKMTTGPGDPIHEAITDFDTYQALFDGVTDEKAIGEASTSYLYRPEAAGRIHTMLPDAKLIAILRNPADRAFSAYMHVVRDKRETSNDFAEALTKEESRKAAGWEPIWHFTNVGHYYEQLKRYYSLFPKEQIRVYLYEDLVNDLDNLLAEIYEFLDVDPTFVPGSLMRYNASGNVKSETVQKASKWLFSSPNPIRWVSRKVLPRNWRMKFAAWVRFKNLKRREIPNKVREQLVDAYRDEILQLETMINRDLSSWLS
- a CDS encoding glycosyltransferase family 2 protein, with protein sequence MTEKLTRDSFWAVIPTFNRADDLIATLDSLAKSEVNMEQVIVVDNGSKDDTVEKMKANYPKVHLLALENNIGATGGSNAGFNYALAHGAEYVIRMDSDIEVDPNFLAPLIEVANSDPSIGIISPKIYFYNPHDVIWYGGVDSKGRFFKITDGFRGQTDSPENSHIRQVDYTWGATMLISRVVLEKTGGFDTDFFVYYEEFDFCDRAQALGYKIMYVPEAKIWHKVGSISYTAFTAYNWNKSKMIFIRKHAPNIFSKLYFILYAFAYAFADAAIHALKLRERMGNRGPFKDTLRGLWNGLTISLTEPREKK
- a CDS encoding glycosyltransferase, which encodes MTQEPQAQTKLDCSIIIPNLHSPVIDRTIQSILSQETDRSFEIIVVGMDKFGLVENFSEVKFIKTPAPVGAAEARNIGIREAASDSLIFIDADCIALPGWIDTFFADFAEGWQVVGGGVQSPTDNFWLLVYNLSMFHEQLASQPREEHHYLPTLNLAMKREVVEKVGPLNEALMRGQDIEWTSRMTHAGIHLLFEPAAIVEHHPPRHDFEALRRDNYRSGYYMIDVRYEHPEIFHMPALLKSAAVWRIFKPLIAAWTTLKIVARTKEVRKNAKIIPYVYRLKAAWCAGAADRLEGKTVD
- a CDS encoding glycosyltransferase family 4 protein; this translates as MKIAIVTTNFPRWEGDFRVPFIIDVARAIQAKGHTVRIITPHQPGTKQHEIFEGMEVFRAKYLPEKAEVLQKDSAGLPAAWKRGFIYKLAMIPYVAALTDAVARHAKGCDIIHANFSLAGFASAITRPFHHLPYVVTIHGSDIFKTVDKPLLKIPVKTALEHASHIIAVSQALAEGAESVGISPEKIQVIPTGIDISKFPVGAPEDRKDTLIYVGSLIKRKSVITLLQAMEKLRDQFPTLQLQIVGEGDLRQSLEVYTDQHALRDRVQFLGTQSQADVARLMREAKIFILPSTEEGQGAVLVEAMASGTPCIGSRAGGIPTVITPETGLTFEPGNSDELAQAVTTLLEDKSFWQSAALQGRERAKAHYDWNVLAESIIAIYNNVLQQN
- the folK gene encoding 2-amino-4-hydroxy-6-hydroxymethyldihydropteridine diphosphokinase, which translates into the protein MASPIYLALGTNLGERETNLQKAIESLAPKVRVIRKSSIYATPPWGYTDQPEFLNQVIEVDTTLQPLPLLHLLKSIEAEMGREETFRNGPRLIDLDILFYGSEVVEGEIITIPHPRLQDRAFVLVPLDEIAPDFVHPVLNESIHDLLAKVDPEGVRKL
- a CDS encoding homoserine dehydrogenase, with the translated sequence MKKYRLCLVGFGNVGKAFARLLLKKKVELADKYDLSVSVTGIITGSHGRAVNPAGLDLEQALSLVESGSSLDSLSTMDAPAEALALIQQCPADFMFETTPVNPQTGQPAISHIEKALESGMHAVTANKGPVVHGYQHLTSLAVKMDKRFLFESAVMDGAPIFALFREPLVGANLISFHGILNSCTNLLLEMMEQGKSLDEAVDFGRSIGITETDPSNDIDGWDASIKVAALVTVLMGTPLTTQQVDRTGIRGVTPEMIAEAKADGERWKLVCSAKRQDDRIITKVAPQRVGPDSPLFSVNGTSSYCQFQLDVLPGLGVLESDPGPETTAYGLLADMLNILEVV
- a CDS encoding HAD hydrolase-like protein, which gives rise to MANNEPRVLLFDIDGTLLNPAKEGRICLSQALTEVFGTTGPIVDFPMAGKTDWQIVTELMTEAGLPADQIDTGREAAFDAYVRAVAEAAPTLQMLLLPGVEVLLAALTGQADYALGLVTGNVRDSVPHKLRAVGINPALFTFGAYGSERLHRNDLPGLAISRLEDQWGRSIDRDQVLVIGDTSRDIECARHAGVKVLAVATGHTSAEELVEHQPDYVLNDLTDTDEVMKIFQTF
- a CDS encoding PHP domain-containing protein, encoding MNEITQTLTFSITPEQQGQYLTVPFTMAEDIAEFRLTYRYPRFRDEAQVLPNGQFTPRDSINIIDLGLIAPDGRQAGASGSDKASFFINGKTATPGYFPQPLTPGEWQILAGAYRIAPEGVTVTYELTFIPKQRRLLLGDIHTHTVGSDGVLTLDELASLAQKHGLDFLAITDHNQMVSPAVLARIPGITLIPGVEWTHYCGHANFLGLEKPYDEPFFTKTNEDMQARFQSAHDRGALIVINHPQDDSCGFQFDMTKLPFDAIEIWNGPMRESNLRAVGLWHQMLIAGQKIPAVGGSDFHRENLFQILGGPCMGVYAGSDASNDILAALRAGQSFITFAPNGPTVDFSSGKATLGGTTPWQEGLMAQVSAKGLKAGDVIRLVSAAKQFDLFQAPTDGDAELTTQVPGPGFLRVEIYRSFLPGIPPLPALISNPIYFS